The following is a genomic window from Acidimicrobiales bacterium.
CGTCTCGTGGCTTTGAGTCAGCGGCACCGGAGCGAGATCTACAATGTGTGGGCCCCACAGCTCGGCGAGGAGGTGGCCGAAGCCTTGATCTCCCACTTCCCCTCCCGCGACCTCGACGAGCCCGTCACGAAGGAGTTCGTCGAGGTGAAGGTCTCCGAACTCCGCTCCGAGTTGCACCAGGGTTTCGGCGAGATCCGTGACGAGATGCACAAGGGGTTCACGGAGCTTCGTCGAGACTTCGACTCGCGGATGCAGCAGATGACCCTCTGGCTGGCGGGCATGGTCGTCGCCCTGGCTGGGGTAGGAGTCAGCATTGCCCTCGCCTTCGGCTGAGACAGGAGATCCTGTGGCAGAGCGGAGCCTCTACGACGATTACCCCTGGTTCAGGCCCCTCATGGTCGGGTCTCTCGCCGTCACGTGGCTGGCGATCATCGTCACCGTCGTCCGCGCCCTCAGCTGAGATCGACGACCAGGCAGTAGGCGAGGTTCGGGGGCGGAGGGTGGGGATGGCTACCCTGGACAGGGACATGCGGCAACCGACGCGGGACATCTGGACAGAGCTCGAACCTCACCTCGCCGACGTCGAGAAGCCGGCTCGCTACATCGGGCTGGAGCTCGGCGCCCAGACCCCCGAGCACGCGCCGCACAAGGTGTCCTGGCTGCTCACCTACCCCGACACCTACGAGGTCGGGCTCCCCAACCAGGGCCTCCAGATCCTCTACGAGATCCTCAACGAGCGCGACGACGCCGTCGCCGAGCGCTCGTACGCGCCGTGGACCGACCTCGAGGCGGTCCTCCGCCGCGAGAGGATCCCGCTGTTCTCGGTCGACACCCACCGGGCCGCCGGCGAGTTCGACGTCCTCGCCTTCAACCTCTCGGCCGAGCTGACCTTCACCAACCTGCTCAACTGCGTCGACCTGGCCGGCATCCCCGTCCGGGCCCGCGATCGCCACGGCGACCACCCGCTGGTCGCCGCCGGCGGCCACTGCACCTACAACCCCGAGCCCATCGCCGACTTCCTCGACTTCGTGGTCCTGGGCGACGGCGAGGAGGCGGTCGGCGACATCACCGAGGTGCTCCGGGAGTGGAAGGCGGAGTCCCGCCGCACGCCCGAGAGCCGCCACAACGTCCTCCGGGAGCTGTCGCACGTCGAGGGTGTGTACGTCCCGTCGATGTACGAGGTCGACTACGACGGCCCGGTCCTCAAGGCCGTCCGCCCCCGCTACCCCGACGTGCCCGCGCAGGTCGAGAAGCGCACGATCGCCGACCTCGGCCAGTGGCCCTACCCCCGCAACCAGCTGGTGCCCCTCACCGAGGTGGTCCACGACCGGCTCAACGTCGAGGTGTTCCGGGGCTGCACCCGGGGCTGCCGCTTCTGTCAGGCCGGCATGATCACCCGCCCGGTGCGGGAGCGTCCGGCCGACCAGGTCCGGACCATGGTGCAGGAGGGCCTGCGCCGCACCGGCTACGACGAGGTGGCGCTCACCAGCCTCTCCACGGCCGACTTCTCCGGCATCGAGGGCGTCGTCAAGAGCATCGTCGACGGCAGCAGCGACGACCCCACCAGCTGCGGCAACGTGTCGGTGAGCCTGCCCAGCCTCCGGGTCGACGCCTTCACCGTCGGCATCGCCGCCCAGATCCAGAAGGCCCGCCGCACCGGCCTCACCTTCGCCCCCGAGGCCGGTACCTGGCGGATGCGCCAGATCATCAACAAGCTCATCCGCGAAGAGGACCTGTACGGCGCGGTCGACAGCGCCTTCAGCCAGGGCTGGCGCCGGGTGAAGCTGTACTTCCTCACGGGCCTGCCGTCGGAGACCGACGCCGACACGCTCGGCATCGTCGACCTGGCCCGCAACTGCGTCGAGCTGGGCAAGAAGCAC
Proteins encoded in this region:
- a CDS encoding TIGR03960 family B12-binding radical SAM protein, with protein sequence MRQPTRDIWTELEPHLADVEKPARYIGLELGAQTPEHAPHKVSWLLTYPDTYEVGLPNQGLQILYEILNERDDAVAERSYAPWTDLEAVLRRERIPLFSVDTHRAAGEFDVLAFNLSAELTFTNLLNCVDLAGIPVRARDRHGDHPLVAAGGHCTYNPEPIADFLDFVVLGDGEEAVGDITEVLREWKAESRRTPESRHNVLRELSHVEGVYVPSMYEVDYDGPVLKAVRPRYPDVPAQVEKRTIADLGQWPYPRNQLVPLTEVVHDRLNVEVFRGCTRGCRFCQAGMITRPVRERPADQVRTMVQEGLRRTGYDEVALTSLSTADFSGIEGVVKSIVDGSSDDPTSCGNVSVSLPSLRVDAFTVGIAAQIQKARRTGLTFAPEAGTWRMRQIINKLIREEDLYGAVDSAFSQGWRRVKLYFLTGLPSETDADTLGIVDLARNCVELGKKHNRNVQVKASVGGFVPKPFTPFQWFGQNTVAELQRKVGLLRDAARGSRQLQLTWHDPKATLVEGLMSRGDRRLGPVIESVWRQGGTFQEWSEHFDLALWEKAMAEAGLEPDWYVHRHRTEDEVLPWDHISAGLHKDFLWQDWQDALAEVGLPDCRWTPCYDCGACTGYGIEHVVASPVPPAGGSQGTGQDLMRGTGVPVALTTKRPVGVGTP